A portion of the Avibacterium sp. 20-132 genome contains these proteins:
- a CDS encoding LTA synthase family protein has translation MMEYLLLSLFTLASVIFIINSHYRWTYFFAIAQFVLFFSLMFSITGQWQRGLNFAAVLFVVLMLFHRLKIHFYKQPLLVSDFFLVFDWRNWETLLHYRSAIFAIAGLIGLMVYAVMGWSSATVASVEWRIFASAVLFFTIFAICHYSKNKSAIKQWLDSLPDDGRDVFLNLPMSCRGVFFKPPIFDGDADYFLKQKQQVEDYPLTVEAEKPDIVVWLQESTLNPHSFVFEKANIPPITMYENQADTKFNSHLRVHTLGGATWKSEFAFLSGLPSTDFGAMANAVFYSVVPHLQYSFVQNLKAQGYYCVALSPFTKGNYNAKPAYDHFGFDLMLQPQELGYPAPLSKNLWTIGSDEMSQYVQKILQKQGIPALEKVSQPLFVYVLTMREHGPYHDVGNLFELQNQGFTPKGTGELNDYIQRIVKLNDVIEDFNRYMQNRQKPYVLAYFGDHQISISGAQPAYHFDYPHPNYITQLVVRSNMQNTFKQQQNFLDLAQAGGLILEIAGLPADEFMQANIAMRKLSQGKLQDCQDQALLRGYQNYLYQQLKVAK, from the coding sequence ATGATGGAATACCTCTTACTCTCTCTTTTCACCCTTGCTTCGGTAATTTTTATTATCAATTCTCATTACCGTTGGACCTATTTCTTTGCCATTGCACAGTTTGTGTTATTTTTTAGCTTGATGTTTAGTATTACAGGGCAATGGCAGCGAGGGCTGAATTTTGCTGCCGTGTTGTTCGTGGTGCTAATGCTTTTTCATCGCTTAAAGATTCATTTTTATAAACAGCCTTTGTTAGTGTCTGATTTCTTTTTAGTTTTCGATTGGCGAAATTGGGAAACCTTGTTGCATTATCGCTCAGCAATCTTTGCGATTGCTGGCTTGATCGGGTTAATGGTTTATGCCGTAATGGGCTGGTCTTCAGCCACAGTGGCAAGTGTTGAATGGCGAATTTTTGCAAGTGCGGTGCTTTTTTTCACCATTTTTGCTATCTGTCATTACAGTAAAAATAAATCAGCTATCAAACAGTGGCTTGATTCCTTACCTGATGACGGACGAGATGTGTTTTTAAATTTACCGATGTCTTGCCGAGGTGTCTTTTTCAAACCACCTATTTTTGATGGCGATGCAGATTATTTTCTTAAACAAAAACAACAGGTTGAAGATTATCCGCTAACGGTCGAAGCAGAAAAGCCAGATATTGTTGTATGGCTTCAGGAATCTACCCTAAATCCTCACAGTTTTGTGTTTGAGAAAGCGAATATTCCGCCAATAACAATGTATGAAAATCAAGCGGATACCAAATTTAACAGTCATTTACGTGTGCATACTTTAGGCGGAGCAACGTGGAAATCGGAGTTTGCTTTCCTATCTGGTTTGCCCTCAACGGATTTTGGCGCGATGGCGAATGCCGTGTTTTATTCTGTTGTACCCCATTTACAATACAGTTTTGTGCAGAATTTAAAAGCGCAGGGATATTATTGCGTTGCATTATCGCCTTTCACCAAAGGGAATTACAATGCCAAACCCGCTTATGATCACTTTGGTTTTGATCTGATGTTACAACCGCAAGAACTTGGTTATCCTGCACCGTTAAGTAAGAATTTATGGACGATTGGTAGTGATGAAATGAGCCAGTATGTGCAGAAAATTTTGCAAAAACAAGGTATTCCTGCGCTTGAAAAAGTCAGCCAACCTTTATTTGTTTATGTGCTTACAATGCGTGAACACGGTCCTTATCACGATGTGGGGAATCTGTTTGAATTGCAAAATCAAGGGTTCACTCCGAAAGGCACGGGCGAATTGAATGATTATATTCAGAGAATTGTAAAGCTCAATGATGTCATCGAAGATTTCAACCGCTATATGCAAAATCGTCAGAAGCCTTATGTATTAGCCTATTTTGGCGATCATCAAATTTCCATTAGTGGGGCGCAACCTGCTTATCACTTTGATTACCCACACCCCAACTATATTACTCAGCTTGTTGTGCGAAGTAATATGCAAAATACGTTTAAACAACAACAGAATTTCCTTGATTTGGCACAGGCGGGCGGTTTGATTTTAGAAATAGCAGGATTGCCAGCTGATGAATTTATGCAAGCGAATATTGCAATGCGTAAATTAAGTCAGGGTAAATTGCAAGATTGCCAAGATCAGGCACTGCTTCGTGGTTATCAAAATTACTTATATCAACAATTAAAGGTTGCGAAATAA
- a CDS encoding substrate-binding domain-containing protein, producing MATMKDIARIAQVSTSTVSHVINNTGYVSEAMRARVMNVVESLNYRPSALARSLKVKQTNTLGMLVSATNNPFFAEVVSGVEQYCNQHQYNLIISSIDGAENRLEQNIQTLIQKQVDGLLLMYSDSQYADLKQLNISLPVVVMDWWPTALNADKIYENSELGAYLATQYLIQQGHREIAIITGNLQKSLAQNRLQGYKKALQEAQLPLNPEWIIESHFDFEGGVIGMKKLLQAKKRPSAVFACSDTIAVGVYQVAWQQGLNIPQDLSVIGYDDIMLAQYLSPPLSTIHQPKAELGKLAVETLLKRIKTPEKPYQSLLLEPKLVVRESIDKR from the coding sequence ATGGCAACGATGAAAGATATTGCACGGATTGCGCAGGTATCAACCTCAACGGTTTCCCACGTGATTAATAATACGGGATATGTGAGTGAGGCGATGCGAGCAAGAGTGATGAATGTCGTGGAATCACTCAATTATCGTCCTTCAGCCCTAGCAAGAAGTTTGAAGGTTAAACAAACGAATACCTTAGGTATGTTAGTCAGTGCGACGAATAACCCCTTTTTTGCTGAAGTTGTGAGTGGGGTTGAGCAGTATTGTAATCAACATCAGTACAATCTCATTATTTCTAGCATTGATGGCGCCGAAAATCGTTTAGAACAAAATATTCAAACGCTCATTCAGAAACAAGTAGATGGATTGTTATTAATGTATTCGGATAGCCAATATGCGGATCTGAAACAGTTGAATATTTCATTACCCGTGGTTGTAATGGACTGGTGGCCAACTGCACTTAATGCCGATAAAATTTATGAAAATTCAGAACTTGGTGCTTATCTTGCCACGCAATATCTCATTCAACAGGGGCATCGAGAGATTGCCATTATTACCGGAAATTTGCAAAAATCATTAGCCCAAAATCGTTTGCAAGGGTATAAAAAAGCATTACAAGAAGCACAATTGCCCCTTAATCCTGAATGGATTATTGAAAGCCATTTTGATTTTGAGGGGGGCGTAATTGGAATGAAAAAGTTGCTACAAGCAAAAAAACGTCCGAGTGCCGTGTTTGCTTGTAGTGATACCATTGCTGTCGGTGTTTATCAAGTTGCGTGGCAGCAAGGGTTAAATATACCACAAGATCTTTCGGTAATTGGCTATGATGATATTATGTTGGCGCAATATCTCTCACCGCCATTAAGCACGATTCATCAACCTAAGGCTGAATTAGGTAAGCTTGCGGTAGAAACCTTATTAAAACGGATAAAAACCCCAGAAAAACCTTATCAATCGTTGTTACTTGAGCCTAAATTAGTCGTACGAGAATCAATTGATAAGCGTTAA
- the rbsK gene encoding ribokinase gives MHNKTLTVLGSVNVDHLIQVAHFPQPGETLLGHHYQLVYGGKGANQAVAATRLGAKVNFIACIGNDDVGRQIKQAFIQQGMNTEAISSIDGESTGIAMIQVAESGENSIVISAGANAHLTAQRVQSFTHIIQQSDALLMQLETPLEGICYAAKLAKTQGKQVILNPAPAQPLSDELLSQLTMITPNETEAEILTGIKVVDYQSAVKAAQIFHQKGVEIVLITLGARGVFVSHQQQQEIIQGFSVQAKDTTAAGDTFNGALITALLEGKTLNEAIHFAQAAAAISVTRLGAQTSIPTRQETDDFLADRK, from the coding sequence ATGCATAATAAAACATTAACAGTGCTTGGTAGTGTGAATGTGGATCATTTGATCCAAGTTGCGCATTTCCCACAACCGGGGGAAACCTTATTAGGGCATCATTATCAGCTGGTGTATGGCGGAAAGGGGGCAAATCAAGCGGTAGCCGCCACAAGGCTTGGAGCTAAGGTGAATTTTATTGCTTGTATCGGGAATGATGATGTTGGTCGGCAAATAAAGCAGGCTTTTATTCAGCAAGGAATGAATACCGAAGCCATTTCGAGCATTGATGGGGAATCAACAGGCATTGCAATGATCCAAGTCGCAGAAAGTGGTGAAAATAGCATTGTCATTTCTGCTGGTGCAAATGCGCACTTAACCGCACAACGTGTGCAATCCTTTACGCATATTATTCAACAAAGCGATGCATTGCTTATGCAATTAGAAACGCCCTTAGAGGGGATATGTTATGCAGCCAAATTAGCCAAAACACAAGGAAAACAAGTTATTCTTAATCCCGCGCCAGCACAACCTCTTTCTGATGAGTTACTCTCTCAGCTCACGATGATTACCCCAAATGAGACAGAAGCGGAAATTTTGACGGGGATTAAAGTGGTGGATTATCAAAGTGCGGTCAAAGCGGCGCAAATTTTTCATCAAAAAGGGGTTGAAATTGTATTGATTACCTTAGGGGCAAGGGGCGTTTTTGTCAGTCATCAACAGCAACAGGAAATAATTCAAGGTTTTAGCGTTCAAGCAAAAGATACGACGGCAGCAGGCGACACGTTCAATGGAGCATTAATCACTGCGTTATTAGAGGGGAAAACACTCAATGAGGCTATTCATTTTGCCCAAGCAGCGGCGGCGATTAGTGTAACCCGTTTAGGCGCGCAAACCTCAATTCCTACGCGACAAGAGACAGATGATTTTTTAGCTGACAGGAAATAG
- the rbsB gene encoding ribose ABC transporter substrate-binding protein RbsB, giving the protein MKKLTLLASAMLLGSLVSQSAMAKETIALAISTLDNPFFVTLKEGAQKEADKLGYNLVVLDSQNDPAKELANVEDVTVRGAKVLLINPTDSTAVASAVRMANQKNIPVITLDRGAAQGKVVSHIASDNIAGGKMAGDFIAQKLGDNAKVIQLEGIAGTSAARERGEGFKQAVEAHHFALLASQPADFDRTKGLNVMENLLTAQPNVQAVFAQNDEMALGAIRATQAANKPLLIVGFDGTDDGIKAVKSGKLAATIAQQPDLIGALGVQTADKVIKGETVETQIPVPLKVISQ; this is encoded by the coding sequence ATGAAAAAATTGACTTTACTCGCTTCCGCAATGCTTCTTGGCTCATTGGTGAGTCAAAGTGCTATGGCAAAAGAAACGATCGCATTAGCCATTTCTACGCTGGATAATCCGTTCTTTGTTACCTTAAAAGAGGGCGCGCAAAAAGAGGCGGATAAACTGGGCTATAATTTGGTTGTACTTGATTCACAAAATGATCCAGCTAAAGAATTAGCGAATGTTGAAGACGTTACAGTTCGTGGTGCAAAAGTATTACTGATTAACCCAACTGATTCCACTGCTGTTGCGAGTGCGGTACGTATGGCAAATCAAAAAAATATTCCTGTCATTACTTTAGACCGTGGAGCAGCACAAGGGAAAGTGGTAAGTCATATTGCCTCTGATAATATTGCAGGCGGAAAAATGGCAGGTGATTTTATTGCCCAAAAATTAGGTGATAATGCGAAAGTTATCCAATTAGAAGGTATTGCCGGTACTTCGGCAGCACGCGAACGTGGGGAAGGATTTAAGCAAGCCGTTGAGGCACATCACTTTGCTTTATTAGCAAGCCAACCAGCAGATTTTGATCGCACTAAAGGCTTGAATGTGATGGAAAATTTATTAACCGCTCAACCCAATGTCCAAGCTGTCTTTGCCCAAAATGATGAAATGGCGTTAGGGGCAATTCGTGCGACTCAAGCCGCGAATAAGCCTCTACTCATTGTTGGATTTGATGGCACAGATGATGGCATTAAAGCAGTAAAAAGTGGCAAATTAGCCGCAACTATCGCACAACAGCCTGACTTAATCGGGGCATTAGGTGTACAGACAGCGGATAAAGTGATTAAAGGAGAAACGGTTGAAACGCAGATTCCCGTTCCATTAAAAGTAATCAGTCAGTAA
- the rbsC gene encoding ribose ABC transporter permease has translation MTATKLKNFLIEQRSILALLVLIAIVSSINPHFFTMDNLLNILRQTSVNAIIAVGMTFVILTAGIDLSVGSVLALTGAIAASLVNLDLSMFIVIPLVLLCGTVLGGISGMIIAKGKVQAFIATLVTMTLLRGVTMVYTDGRPISLGFSDVADHFSFLGTGYLFGIPFPIWLMATIFLVAWYILKHTPMGRYIYALGGNEAATRLSGINVDKVKIFVYAVSGFLATVAGLIVTSRLSSAQPTAGVSYELDAIAAVVVGGTSLMGGKGRILGTLIGALIIGFLNNALNLLDISSYYQMIAKSIVILAAVLTDHFFSRKNG, from the coding sequence ATGACAGCAACAAAATTAAAAAATTTTCTTATTGAACAACGTTCGATTTTAGCTTTACTTGTCTTAATTGCCATTGTTTCTAGTATTAATCCTCATTTTTTTACAATGGATAATTTACTCAATATTTTACGCCAAACCTCAGTCAATGCGATTATTGCGGTAGGAATGACGTTTGTGATTTTAACCGCTGGGATCGATCTTTCTGTTGGCTCAGTACTCGCATTAACAGGTGCAATCGCGGCTTCTTTAGTTAATCTAGATTTATCTATGTTTATTGTTATTCCGCTGGTTTTATTATGCGGTACGGTACTTGGGGGAATCAGTGGCATGATTATTGCAAAAGGCAAAGTGCAAGCTTTTATTGCTACCCTTGTAACAATGACATTATTACGTGGCGTTACAATGGTTTATACCGATGGGCGGCCGATTAGTTTAGGTTTTTCTGATGTCGCCGATCATTTTTCTTTTCTTGGCACAGGCTATTTATTTGGTATCCCTTTCCCTATTTGGTTAATGGCAACTATTTTTCTTGTGGCGTGGTATATCTTAAAACATACCCCTATGGGGCGATATATTTATGCGCTTGGTGGTAATGAAGCTGCAACCCGCTTATCGGGTATAAACGTGGATAAAGTCAAAATTTTTGTTTATGCGGTAAGTGGTTTTCTTGCAACCGTGGCAGGATTAATTGTTACCTCAAGGCTTTCTTCGGCACAACCAACCGCGGGTGTTTCTTATGAACTTGATGCAATCGCTGCAGTCGTGGTGGGCGGAACAAGTTTAATGGGAGGAAAAGGGCGTATTTTAGGCACATTAATTGGTGCATTGATTATTGGTTTTTTAAATAATGCGTTGAATCTACTTGATATATCCTCGTATTACCAAATGATTGCGAAATCTATTGTTATTCTTGCAGCTGTACTCACCGATCATTTTTTCAGTCGAAAAAATGGGTAA
- the rbsA gene encoding ribose ABC transporter ATP-binding protein RbsA produces the protein MEPILKLNNICKSFPGVRALHNANLSVYAGRVMALMGENGAGKSTLMKILTGIYQQDSGDIYFNGEKVRYKNPKFSQLAGISIIHQELNIIPNLTIAENIFLGREFTHKLGGIDWTKMIEESKKLLQRLKIKHHPSTLVEQLSLGELQMIEIAKALSFKAKVIIMDEPTDALTDAETKALFDVIRELKTEGCGIVFISHRMQDIFTICDDVTILRDGEFIAESTISEINEAQLIELMVGRKLEDQYPHIDVPIGEPVLKVENLTGQGVNKVSFHLNRGEILGVSGLMGAGRTELMKLIYGALVKQSGEIFVRNRPVSIETPQDGLKNGIVYISEDRKGDGLVLSMSIKENMTLTALDQLSPKGAIDHQAEKMTVNDFILMFNVKTPSMDQTIGLLSGGNQQKVAIAKGLMTRPDILILDEPTRGIDVGAKKEIYQLINKFKEEGMSIILVSSDMPEIIGMSDRILVMNNGEIRGEFLRRDVSQEKLLTAAITQQH, from the coding sequence ATGGAACCCATTTTAAAATTAAACAACATTTGTAAGTCTTTTCCGGGTGTGCGTGCGTTACATAATGCAAATTTATCTGTTTACGCCGGGCGAGTTATGGCATTAATGGGGGAAAATGGCGCAGGAAAATCGACATTGATGAAAATTCTTACCGGAATTTATCAGCAAGATAGTGGGGATATTTATTTTAATGGCGAAAAAGTGCGGTATAAAAATCCCAAATTTTCTCAGTTAGCTGGTATCAGCATTATTCATCAAGAACTCAATATTATCCCTAATTTAACGATTGCAGAAAATATTTTCTTAGGGCGAGAGTTTACCCATAAATTGGGTGGGATTGACTGGACGAAAATGATTGAAGAATCGAAAAAATTATTGCAACGTTTAAAAATTAAACATCATCCTTCGACCCTTGTTGAACAATTATCCCTTGGTGAATTGCAAATGATTGAGATCGCGAAAGCACTGAGTTTTAAAGCGAAAGTGATTATTATGGATGAGCCTACCGATGCCTTGACTGACGCCGAAACGAAAGCCTTGTTTGACGTAATTAGAGAGCTGAAAACAGAAGGTTGCGGGATCGTATTTATTTCTCATCGAATGCAAGATATTTTTACGATTTGTGATGATGTGACAATTTTGCGTGATGGTGAATTTATTGCGGAAAGTACAATTTCTGAGATAAATGAAGCACAGCTCATTGAATTAATGGTGGGAAGAAAATTAGAAGATCAATATCCACATATTGATGTTCCTATTGGAGAACCTGTATTAAAGGTTGAAAATTTAACCGGTCAGGGTGTAAATAAGGTTTCTTTTCATCTCAATCGTGGGGAAATTCTTGGTGTTTCAGGATTAATGGGCGCAGGACGAACCGAATTAATGAAACTCATTTATGGTGCATTAGTTAAACAGAGCGGTGAAATTTTCGTACGAAATCGACCTGTATCTATTGAAACACCGCAAGATGGGTTGAAAAACGGTATCGTTTATATTTCTGAAGATCGCAAAGGTGATGGGTTAGTCCTCAGTATGTCGATTAAGGAGAATATGACCTTAACTGCACTGGATCAACTTTCACCAAAGGGTGCGATTGATCACCAAGCAGAAAAAATGACGGTAAATGATTTTATCCTGATGTTTAATGTAAAAACCCCTTCAATGGATCAAACAATAGGCTTGCTTTCTGGAGGGAATCAACAAAAGGTTGCGATTGCAAAAGGTTTAATGACACGTCCTGATATTTTGATTCTTGATGAACCTACTAGAGGCATTGATGTGGGGGCGAAAAAAGAAATTTATCAGCTCATTAATAAGTTTAAAGAAGAAGGTATGAGCATTATTTTAGTCTCATCAGATATGCCAGAAATTATCGGAATGAGTGATCGTATATTGGTAATGAACAATGGTGAAATTCGCGGTGAGTTTTTACGCCGAGATGTTAGCCAAGAAAAATTATTAACTGCCGCAATTACTCAACAGCATTAG
- the rbsD gene encoding D-ribose pyranase, producing the protein MKKTGILNAPLSYQIARLGHTDFLTICDAGLPIPSSMDCVDLALSEGVPSFLSVFQAVTTECFVERVILAKEIEQHNAQLHQTLLQRIAQLAQQQHNDIVVDYVCHEEFKALSQESKAIVRSGECSPYANIILVSGVPF; encoded by the coding sequence ATGAAAAAAACAGGCATTCTTAATGCACCACTTTCATATCAAATTGCCCGTCTTGGGCATACAGATTTTTTGACAATTTGTGATGCAGGATTGCCTATTCCTTCATCGATGGATTGTGTCGATTTAGCTTTATCAGAGGGCGTGCCAAGTTTTTTATCTGTTTTTCAGGCTGTAACAACAGAGTGCTTTGTGGAGAGAGTGATTTTAGCAAAAGAGATTGAGCAGCATAATGCACAACTTCATCAAACCTTATTACAACGCATCGCGCAGTTAGCTCAGCAACAACATAATGACATCGTTGTAGATTACGTCTGTCACGAGGAATTTAAGGCATTGAGCCAAGAAAGTAAAGCCATTGTCCGTTCAGGAGAATGTTCGCCTTATGCCAATATTATCCTTGTATCAGGTGTACCGTTTTAG
- the uriH gene encoding uridine-preferring nucleoside hydrolase UriH produces the protein MRKKIILDCDPGHDDAIAILLAHGNPNIELLAITTVVGNQTLEKVSHNALAVAEIAKIKNIPIAKGAERPLVREIETAPAIHGDSGLDGPILPTPTQTFHPSHAVQLIIDLIMSYPPNTITLVPTGGLTNIALAARLEPKIINRVKEVVLMGGGYHTGNWSAVAEFNIKIDPEAAHIVFSAGWKVTMVGLDLTHQALATPDVIQRIAEIGTKPAQFVVELLEFFGKMYKKSQGFDAPPVHDPCAVAYVIDPSLIKTQQVPIHIELTGTHTLGMTVADFRYPPKPCNTQVATTLNREKFWHLVIEAIKNLGDD, from the coding sequence ATGCGTAAAAAAATTATTTTAGACTGTGATCCCGGCCATGATGATGCCATTGCCATATTACTCGCCCATGGTAATCCCAATATCGAATTGCTCGCCATTACGACCGTTGTTGGCAACCAAACCCTTGAAAAAGTCTCGCATAATGCATTAGCTGTTGCTGAAATTGCAAAAATTAAAAATATTCCCATTGCCAAAGGGGCTGAACGCCCGTTGGTTAGAGAAATTGAAACGGCCCCCGCTATCCACGGTGATTCTGGGTTAGATGGCCCCATTTTACCAACACCAACGCAAACCTTTCATCCTTCACATGCTGTTCAGTTAATCATTGACTTAATTATGTCTTACCCACCTAATACGATCACCTTAGTACCAACAGGTGGGCTAACCAATATTGCCCTTGCCGCAAGATTAGAACCTAAAATTATCAATCGAGTAAAAGAAGTCGTATTAATGGGAGGCGGTTATCACACGGGGAACTGGAGTGCGGTGGCTGAATTTAATATAAAAATAGATCCTGAAGCTGCCCATATTGTATTTAGTGCCGGTTGGAAAGTAACGATGGTAGGTTTAGATCTGACTCACCAAGCCTTAGCCACGCCGGACGTGATACAGCGTATTGCAGAAATAGGAACAAAACCAGCTCAATTTGTCGTCGAATTGCTAGAATTCTTTGGCAAAATGTATAAAAAATCTCAAGGTTTTGATGCGCCACCAGTGCACGATCCTTGTGCTGTTGCTTATGTCATCGATCCATCTTTAATAAAAACGCAACAAGTTCCTATTCATATTGAATTAACGGGAACCCATACGTTAGGAATGACCGTTGCAGATTTTCGTTATCCTCCAAAACCTTGCAACACCCAAGTTGCAACAACCCTTAACAGAGAAAAATTTTGGCATTTAGTCATTGAGGCAATTAAAAATTTAGGTGATGATTAA
- a CDS encoding glycosyltransferase family 25 protein translates to MIPIYVIHIESAKDRERLIKDQFEKLGIEFQFFPAINAKENPVHHLFSHYNAEKHFQRKGRTLSLGELGCFASHYSLWKECISKNTPIVVLEDDISILDNFKYIYNNLDELLKSYPFLWLHKNYRDIERIEVEIFDGFSVTKFYKDYFCAQGYAITPEAAKRLLVFCQIWIYPVDDQMARFYENKIENFAIYPPCIDRAGGVVSLIGEEQRGEKNLSLFSKVRREYFNFKDRIKRCWHNYLFRLRLY, encoded by the coding sequence ATGATACCTATTTATGTGATTCATATTGAATCAGCAAAAGATAGAGAGAGACTTATTAAAGATCAATTTGAAAAATTAGGTATTGAGTTTCAATTTTTTCCTGCTATTAATGCAAAGGAAAATCCTGTGCATCATTTATTTTCTCATTATAATGCAGAAAAACATTTTCAAAGAAAGGGAAGAACTCTATCATTAGGTGAGTTAGGTTGTTTTGCTAGCCATTATTCTTTATGGAAAGAATGTATTAGTAAAAATACACCTATTGTTGTATTGGAGGATGATATAAGTATTCTTGATAATTTTAAATATATTTATAATAATTTAGATGAACTTTTAAAAAGTTATCCTTTTTTATGGCTGCATAAAAATTATCGTGATATTGAAAGAATTGAAGTCGAAATATTTGATGGTTTTTCAGTAACGAAGTTCTATAAGGATTATTTTTGTGCCCAAGGCTATGCTATAACGCCTGAAGCGGCTAAGAGACTACTTGTTTTTTGTCAAATCTGGATTTATCCTGTGGATGACCAAATGGCTCGCTTTTATGAAAATAAAATTGAAAATTTTGCAATTTATCCCCCTTGTATTGATAGGGCTGGCGGAGTCGTTTCTCTTATAGGAGAGGAGCAACGTGGGGAAAAAAATTTATCTCTGTTTTCAAAAGTTAGACGAGAATATTTTAACTTCAAAGATAGAATTAAACGTTGCTGGCATAATTATTTATTTCGATTAAGATTGTATTAA
- a CDS encoding O-antigen ligase family protein encodes MRKSFFLYSINVLILIFFVVLLSIKSSYYVSPVILVALSFFYIFSNYKNIEYRYDVKKYVIFSLLYYIVGLFVAILNGDAIPSSFKADHFLLLSIPILFLLIRYRLNFKFLAIVFGVSCLIYGIQSLYNKFYLGLDRAFDLDVINPIPAAAIIMTVTLYCIALGLHYLEEKDIKMGAFLLFSSCIGLLGNIVTGTRGSWIAFPFILFFLFFKYRISLKKIVYSFFIFLISIIIVVSIIPQFGVSKRYQAALDNITQYVDDSNAYSSVGVRFDLYKGAWYAIQEKPILGWGRDGMLNKRHEQAESGVIPNYTKDYTHSHNQFIEQTYHRGIVGLFVLLLLIYTFLKYFINIYKSSSVEDRKIIGLLGIINILGLISFNLTDALLINKEYAMFFYMCNVVFYAMTINNNRRVPE; translated from the coding sequence ATGAGGAAAAGTTTTTTCTTATATAGTATTAATGTATTGATTCTGATTTTCTTTGTTGTGCTTTTATCAATAAAAAGCTCTTATTATGTTTCGCCAGTTATATTGGTAGCTCTTTCATTTTTTTATATTTTCTCAAATTATAAAAATATAGAGTATAGATATGATGTTAAAAAATATGTAATATTTTCTTTGCTATATTATATTGTCGGGTTATTTGTAGCTATCCTTAATGGAGATGCGATTCCAAGTTCCTTTAAAGCAGATCATTTTTTATTATTGTCAATTCCTATTCTTTTCCTTCTTATTAGATATAGGCTAAATTTTAAATTTTTGGCTATCGTTTTTGGCGTTAGTTGCCTCATCTATGGTATCCAATCTTTATATAATAAGTTTTATCTTGGATTGGACAGAGCTTTTGATTTGGATGTTATAAATCCTATACCAGCAGCAGCTATTATAATGACGGTTACACTATATTGTATAGCATTAGGACTTCATTATTTAGAGGAAAAGGATATAAAAATGGGAGCATTTTTACTTTTCTCTTCTTGTATAGGTCTTTTGGGAAATATTGTAACAGGAACTAGAGGAAGTTGGATTGCCTTTCCTTTTATACTTTTTTTTCTATTTTTTAAATATAGAATATCTCTCAAAAAAATAGTTTATTCGTTTTTTATATTCCTAATTTCAATTATTATAGTTGTAAGTATTATACCTCAGTTTGGGGTTAGCAAAAGATATCAAGCTGCACTGGATAACATCACTCAGTATGTAGATGATTCTAATGCTTATAGTTCTGTTGGTGTCAGATTTGATTTATATAAAGGTGCTTGGTACGCAATTCAAGAAAAGCCTATCTTAGGATGGGGACGAGATGGTATGTTGAATAAACGTCATGAACAGGCAGAATCTGGCGTAATTCCAAACTACACTAAAGATTATACCCATTCTCATAACCAATTTATTGAACAAACTTATCATAGGGGTATTGTTGGATTATTTGTATTATTATTGCTAATATATACTTTTTTAAAATACTTCATTAATATTTATAAAAGTTCTAGTGTTGAAGATAGAAAGATTATAGGGCTATTAGGAATAATAAATATTCTTGGATTAATATCCTTTAATCTAACTGATGCTTTATTAATAAATAAAGAATATGCAATGTTCTTTTATATGTGTAATGTTGTTTTTTATGCAATGACAATTAACAATAATAGGAGAGTGCCCGAATGA